The following coding sequences lie in one Aspergillus puulaauensis MK2 DNA, chromosome 3, nearly complete sequence genomic window:
- a CDS encoding Zn(II)2Cys6 transcription factor (COG:S;~EggNog:ENOG410Q2XU;~InterPro:IPR036864,IPR001138;~PFAM:PF00172;~go_function: GO:0000981 - DNA-binding transcription factor activity, RNA polymerase II-specific [Evidence IEA];~go_function: GO:0008270 - zinc ion binding [Evidence IEA];~go_process: GO:0006355 - regulation of transcription, DNA-templated [Evidence IEA]) has translation MDTSRPPKRARQACEQCRRKKSRCPGERPACSYCQRLGQACEYAGDEEPDYSRKMEQRVEGIEGKLEALIECFSNRNPPLTPSPTTTFQPRQQYPVGIANTPLMQHSSVAQGALQLFQTYCNFQPLPLFNCQYFPASGEGRDEELLLAIQALGLRFSGNGIADPETRRQIKEWAESSRRMVMTRVTEGSVELSTLQSLCILTFIDYTSGHTMRSGANIRLATYILQNLKFGSAELADLENERDERVLLRWSFHMLGNLTGEPSPRLMFGNKKDLGVTVCSIQLSEVWGLAQSYAASPVTADSPPPWAPQSDYSRVTFRHTEFESVTPLRYRLHETRLDELTGPDLQQRREFWGHCLFFQMVFHAIPCLLNHPLLLSARLRNFRYTMPQSFLRHSYEQITLHAGWILHFIELLEAKGYEVSDPTLGQCAVIIATIYLQHSFVEDLFFREKAQSGYDKCLSFLQRMALRWPNIERQVENLRQLRSSISAGDMQNSHQTWSVNVHLLRDILISAPPKQTATDFFGPGLAMESALHTESSTPDPEFGLIGSAGISGHKTVARNLVNYYPPEQVLQPTPPDMSALLGEPGLGLTGTPDNAFLQAQDYGRFIDNWLDLPT, from the exons ATGGATACATCAAGACCGCCGAAGCGGGCTCGTCAGGCATGCGAACAATGCCG ACGGAAGAAATCACGGTGTCCCGGGGAGCGTCCGGCCTGCTCATACTGCCAGAGACTGGGCCAGGCTTGCGAATACGCGGGTGATGAAGAACCAGACTATTCCAGGAAGATG GAACAACGAGTCGAGGGCATTGAAGGGAAACTGGAGGCCTTGATCGAATGCTTCAGTAACCGGAATCCGCCCCTCACTCCCTCGCCCACGACTACATTTCAACCCAGGCAGCAATATCCTGTCGGGATTGCTAATACCCCGTTGAT GCAACATAGCTCAGTCGCCCAAGGTGCACTGCAGCTATTTCAGACTTACTGCAATTTCCAGCCCCTGCCTCTTTTCAATTGCCAGTACTTCCCCGCATCTGGCGAGGGCCGCGATGAAGAGCTTCTTCTCGCTATTCAAGCCCTGGGTCTGCGGTTTAGTGGCAATGGCATAGCGGACCCGGAGACGCGCCGGCAGATCAAGGAGTGGGCAGAAAGCTCGAGGCGCATGGTGATGACTCGCGTTACTGAGGGGTCGGTGGAACTATCCACTTTACAATCGTTGTGCATTTTGACATTCATCGACTACACCTCGGGGCACACCATGCGGTCCGGGGCAAACATCCGCCTGGCCACATACATCCTTCAAAATCTGAAATTCGGAAGCGCCGAATTGGCCGATTTAGAGAATGAACGAGATGAACGCGTGCTCCTGCGCTGGAGCTTCCATATGCTTGGGAATCTCACTGGCGAGCCAAGTCCGAGGCTTATGTTTGGCAATAAGAAGGATCTTGGAGTGACTGTTTGTTCCATCCAGCTCAGCGAGGTCTGGGGCCTGGCACAGAGCTATGCTGCTTCTCCTGTTACCGCTgactcccctcccccttGGGCACCCCAGTCGGACTATTCCCGGGTCACATTCCGGCACACCGAGTTTGAAAGCGTCACTCCGCTGAGATACCGTCTTCACGAAACACGCCTTGACGAGTTGACGGGCCCCGACCTTCAGCAGAGGAGGGAATTTTGGGGCCACTGTCTGTTCTTCCAGATGGTCTTCCATGCCATTCCTTGTCTTCTCAACCATCCCCTTTTACTCTCGGCACGATTACGAAACTTCCGCTATACCATGCCACAGTCATTCCTGCGGCACTCTTATGAACAAATAACTCTACACGCAGGATGGATTCTGCACTTCAtcgagctgctggaggcGAAAGGCTATGAAGTATCAGATCCAACACTTGGACAGTGTGCTGTCATAATCGCGACAATCTATCTCCAGCATAGCTTTGTCGAGgatctcttcttccgcgaAAAGGCCCAGTCTGGGTATGACAAATGCCTTAGTTTCCTCCAGCGAATGGCCCTCCGATGGCCAAACATTGAGAGGCAGGTCGAAAACCTGCGTCAACTGCGGAGCAGTATTTCTGCCGGAGACATGCAGAATTCTCACCAGACCTGGTCAGTGAACGTCCATCTGCTCCGAGATATCCTGATATCGGCCCCGCCTAAGCAAACCGCGACGGACTTCTTTGGGCCCGGTCTCGCTATGGAAAGTGCACTCCATACAGAATCCTCCaccccagatccagagttTGGACTGATCGGGTCTGCGGGAATTTCTGGCCATAAGACGGTGGCGAGGAACCTGGTCAATTACTACCCTCCTGAGCAGGTTCTACAGCCCACGCCCCCGGACATGTCGGCCTTACTAGGGGAGCCAGGGCTGGGTCTCACTGGGACTCCGGACAATGCGTTTTTGCAGGCGCAGGATTACGGACGGTTTATTGATAACTGGCTGGATCTACCCACGTAG
- a CDS encoding aromatic ring-hydroxylating oxygenase subunit alpha (COG:P;~EggNog:ENOG410PH2B;~InterPro:IPR036922,IPR017941,IPR015879,IPR001663;~PFAM:PF00355;~go_function: GO:0005506 - iron ion binding [Evidence IEA];~go_function: GO:0051537 - 2 iron, 2 sulfur cluster binding [Evidence IEA];~go_process: GO:0044237 - cellular metabolic process [Evidence IEA];~go_process: GO:0055114 - oxidation-reduction process [Evidence IEA]) — protein sequence MNRLFGYAQPAKPKNDNATLPNLPSSWYRSEAMYSLERRAIYSKKWVLVSHEVRFPEPGTYLQLQEAGFAFFLIRDRQGKINGFHNVCRHRAFPVVQEKTGKASILSCQYHGWSYGLNGKLSKAPRYQELEGFEKEKNGLFPIHVHIDKLGFIWVNLDAAETPTIPWEDDFAGVDEQPRLKPFDFSQYRFDHTWDMVGDYNWKTLADNYNECYHCPTGHPGIVQFTDLGKYWVETKAGHIQHHNTDRPDHEGMGIISTFYFPNASMTVSKDFFYIMRCVPVSAAQTHMEYEVYRHKDATDEAFDGINKIFKQVLKEDKDLCNAAQKNLNVGVYVHGNLHPQHEKGPLFFQKTVKDLVVGHHESEEKLGKEIWPAAPVLDMDSRLTEEVDFCRKLDCQDNTGGNSPLAW from the exons ATGAACCGCCTCTTCGGATACGCACAACCAGCGAAACCCAAGAACGACAACGCCACCCTGCCAAATCTGCCCTCATCATGGTATCGCTCGGAAGCCATGTACAGCCTCGAGCGCCGGGCCATCTACTCCAAGAAATGGGTGCTTGTCTCACATGAAGTGCGATTCCCCGAGCCAGGAACATACCTGCAGCTGCAAGAAGCCGGGTTCGCATTCTTCCTCATTCGAGATCGCCAGGGGAAGATAAACGGCTTTCATAACGTCTGTCGGCATCGCGCGTTTCCTGTTGTGCAGGAGAAGACGGGTAAGGCGAGTATCCTGTCATGTCAATATCATG GCTGGTCCTATGGATTAAACGGAAAGCTCTCAAAGGCACCTCGATACCAGGAGCTTGAGGGGttcgagaaagagaagaacggGCTATTCCCTATCCACGTCCATATCGACAAGCTCGGCTTCATCTGGGTGAACCTCGACGCCGCGGAAACCCCAACTATACCATGGGAAGACGACTTCGCCGGCGTGGACGAGCAACCGCGTCTTAAACCATTTGACTTTTCGCAATACAGGTTCGATCATACCTGGGATATGGTTGGCGACTACAACTGGAAGACATTGGCAGATAACTACAACGAG TGCTACCACTGCCCAACCGGGCACCCAGGGATTGTCCAATTTACCGATTTGGGAAAATACTGGGTCGAAACAAAAGCTGGGCATATCCAGCATCACAACACAGACCGGCCTGATCACGAGGGCATGGGGATCATCAGTACATTCTACTTCCCTAATGCGTCCATGACCGTGTCCAAGGATTTCTTCTACATCATGCGGTGCGTTCCAGTTTCTGCGGCGCAAACACACATGGAGTACGAGGTGTACCGGCACAAAGACGCTACCGATGAAGCGTTTGACGGTATCAACAAGATATTCAAGCAGGTTCTAAAGGAAGATAAGGACTTGTGTAATGCAGCGCAGAAGAACTTGAACGTCGGGGTATATGTGCATGGGAACTTGCATCCACAGCACGAAAAGGGTCCGTTGTTTTTCCAGAAGACTGTCAAGGATTTGGTGGTGGGACACCATGAGTCGGAGGAGAAACTGGGAAAGGAAATATGGCCTGCAGCGCCTGTCTTGGATATGGACAGTCGGCtgacggaggaggtggaCTTTTGTCGAAAGCTTGACTGTCAGGATAATACTGGTGGTAATAGTCCATTGGCCTGGTAG
- a CDS encoding NAD(P)/FAD-dependent oxidoreductase (COG:E;~EggNog:ENOG410PMWM;~InterPro:IPR006076,IPR036188;~PFAM:PF01266,PF13450;~go_function: GO:0016491 - oxidoreductase activity [Evidence IEA];~go_process: GO:0055114 - oxidation-reduction process [Evidence IEA]): MAQKSEPILIIGAGVFGLSTALELTKRGYTNITVLDRHVPPVVDGSSVDISRIIRADYADPIYAQMALEAYKGWTSTYADFYHQSGFILLSETTNNKYIQGSKQNIIDKGGHVDEFSDISQMRRLYPSIEANLPSAEGYHNPIGGWADAAGSIGRLASECSVAGVSIITGRRGTVHSLRRSSNRIVGVNLADGSHLLAAQVILATGAWSNRLLDLCHTASSSGQPVGFIQLTPEEASKFAKLPVMINMTTGVFSFPPTPGTNILKLARHGYGFATEVRSEATGSVISGPRRDGSNASSGYLPDDADAALRDGLRGFFPSLGERPWMNRRLCWYTDTPTGDFIIDRHPELEGLFVATGGAGHAFKFLPVLGKYVADCFENRGPSELRQKWKLKTPTNGSGSVVMAGDGSRGGPPLRKLSVQEQSKL; the protein is encoded by the exons ATGGCCCAGAAATCCGAGCCCATCCttatcatcggcgccggcgtGTTCGGCCTGTCAACCGCCCTCGAACTGACCAAGAGAGGATACACCAACATCACAGTTCTCGACCGCCACGTCCCTCCGGTTGTCGATGGAAGCAGTGTAGACATCTCGCGCATTATCCGCGCCGACTATGCCGACCCAATCTACGCCCAGATGGCCCTCGAAGCCTACAAGGGCTGGACGAGCACCTATGCCGACTTCTACCACCAGTCgggcttcatcctcctctctgaaacaaccaacaacaaaTACATCCAGGGCTCGAAGCAAAACATCATCGACAAGGGAGGCCACGTCGATGAGTTCTCCGATATCAGCCAGATGCGACGTCTCTACCCAAGCATCGAGGCCAACCTCCCCTCCGCCGAGGGCTACCACAACCCAATAGGCGGATGGGCAGACGCAGCAGGGAGCATCGGCCGTCTCGCCTCTGAATGCAGCGTCGCAGGCGTATCCATTATAACAGGCCGCCGGGGAACAGTCCACTCGCTTCGCAGATCCTCAAACCGCATTGTTGGCGTCAATCTCGCAGACGGATCCCACCTCCTCGCAGCCCAGGTCATTCTCGCCACGGGCGCCTGGTCAAACCGCCTCCTTGATCTATGCCATACAGCGTCGTCCTCGGGTCAACCCGTTGGCTTTATCCAGCTCACGCCCGAGGAGGCGTCCAAGTTCGCCAAACTCCCCGTCATGATCAACATGACAACAGGCGTGTTCTCGTTCCCGCCTACGCCGGGGACTAACATCCTCAAACTCGCCCGGCACGGCTACGGGTTCGCTACGGAAGTGCGTTCTGAAGCAACAGGGAGTGTGATTTCTGGTCCTAGACGCGACGGCAGTAATGCGTCGTCCGGGTATCTCCCTGATGACGCGGACGCTGCGCTTCGCGATGGCCTGCGTGGGTTCTTCCCTAGTCTGGGGGAGCGGCCTTGGATGAATCGCAGACTGTGTTGGTATACGGATACGCCGACTGGAGATTTTATTATCGATCGGCATCCCGAGTTAGAAGGGTTGTTTGTTGCTACGGGTGGTGCTGGACA CGCTTTTAAATTCCTCCCCGTCCTTGGAAAATATGTTGCGGATTGCTTTGAGAACCGTGGCCCTAGTGAACTTCGCCAGAAGTGGAAGTTGAAGACGCCGACGaatgggtctgggtctgttgTTATGGCTGGAGATGGGAGTCGTGGTGGACCGCCTTTGAGGAAGTTGTCTGTGCAGGAGCAGTCGAAGCTGTAG
- a CDS encoding uncharacterized protein (COG:S;~EggNog:ENOG410PWYE;~InterPro:IPR041127,IPR029058;~SECRETED:SignalP(1-18)), protein MKWQSIITLLSYSCLALAAGNGPYDASHSADPSLPKHTIYMPNTPPENVTLPVLIWGNGACSANGTLFGNFLTNIASYGFIAIASGAPNGHGTTDVQLMKDALDWIEKTAGKPGTKYKNVDTARLAVAGQSCGGLETYQMRDDPRVKYLGIFNSGFVDMGLIGGIIGMPNESPDTIKEVKKPVFYFLGGQEDIAYKKGMADYKALTGVPKWVGNFPVGHMGTYAQPEGGAFAVAAVNWLSWVLKEDPSKEKWFTGGGAQKAGWKEVDSEGLDSLLSAKT, encoded by the exons ATGAAGTGGCAGTCTATCATAACGCTTCTCAGTTACAGCTGTCTTGCCCTCGCAGCAGGAAACGGCCCTTACGATGCT TCCCACTCAGCAgacccctccctccccaaaCACACCATCTACATGCCCAACACTCCGCCAGAGAACGTCACCCTCCCAGTCCTAATCTGGGGAAACGGGGCATGCTCCGCCAACGGAACCCTCTTCGGCAATTTCCTCACCAACATCGCCTCCTacggcttcatcgccattgccTCGGGTGCGCCCAACGGGCACGGAACGACGGACGTCCAGCTCATGAAAGACGCATTGGACTGGATTGAGAAGACGGCTGGCAAGCCGGGAACTAAGTATAAGAATGTTGATACCGCGAGACTCGCAGTTGCGGGACAGAGTTGTGGGGGGCTGGAGACGTACCAGATGCGAGATGATCCGAGGGTGAAATATCTTGGGATTTTCAACTCCGGGTTCGTGGATATGGGACTTATAGGGGGGATTATTGGGATGCCGAATGAGAGTCCGGATACCATcaaggaggtgaagaagccGGTGTTTTACTTTTTGGGTGGGCAGGAGGATATTGCGTATAAGAAA GGCATGGCGGATTATAAGGCTCTAACTGGAGTGCCGAAATGGGTGGGAAACTTCCCTGTTGGGCACATGGGCACTTATGCGCAACCTGAAGGGGGTGCTTTTGCGGTGGCTGCTGTGAACTGGCTGTCATGGGTGCTGAAGGAGGATCCCAGCAAGGAGAAGTGGTTTACTGGGGGTGGGGCTCAGAAGGCTGGCTGGAAGGAGGTTGACAGTGAGGGTTTGGACAGTCTCCTGTCGGCTAAGACTTGA
- a CDS encoding fungal specific transcription factor domain-containing protein (COG:S;~EggNog:ENOG410PY53;~InterPro:IPR021858;~PFAM:PF11951), whose product MSYFERIICSSSTLVDNAHCNPYRYLILPMALASDGLYHATLAIAANTLRLSNPLYRLPALEHHHHALAYLRGLLDQDQWTDRELDEMTGLVLMLCWFEISDNSCSSWVTHLNGYQDLLRARQHRQAMTSQCRSPHSEQLSSFFNRYFAFHLVLARTAFRLDDSVFALQPMLGLMHESDANKLEENEADIIDPYMGLSHSLLLLINQVAQIAWEDRDGGSVGDDSNNVLQLKERLENLQQIPPPLGNDAEAETECVAIAEANRLGALLLLHEVCSRKDTKNERGARHLPRHLQMLDSGEKDHGVKSILSLILEKKASMMRTAVLPLWPLFLAGCCAPTDAERVIVMQLFEELEGIRRFGNIAPAMEVVQMVWRQRDLAAQDGRKKRSDRGGQARFEWERAMAMLGGWKLSLT is encoded by the exons ATGTCGTACTTTGAACGCatcatctgcagcagctctACCCTCGTCGACAACGCGCATTGCAATCCATACCGTTATTTGATCTTGCCTATGGCGTTGGCCTCAGACGGATTGTATCATGCAACTCTAGCAATTGCTGCAAATACTCTACGACTGTCGAATCCTTTATATCGTCTCCCGGCTCTGgagcatcaccaccatgCCCTAGCCTACCTACGCGGCTTACTAGACCAAGATCAATGGACCGACAGAGAGCTCGATGAGATGACGGGACTCGTCCTGATGTTATGTTGGTTTGAG ATCTCCGACAACAGCTGCTCATCCTGGGTAACCCATCTAAACGGATACCAGGACCTTCTGCGCGCGCGACAGCATCGGCAAGCAATGACGTCTCAATGTCGCTCACCCCATAGCGAACAGCTCTCTAGTTTCTTCAATCGTTATTTCGCATTTCACCTTGTGTTAGCGAGGACTGCGTTTCGGCTGGATGACTCGGTATTCGCATTGCAGCCGATGCTGGGCCTGATGCATGAGTCTGATGCTAACAAACTGGAAGAGAATGAAGCGGATATTATTGACCCGTATATGGGGCTGAGCCACTCGCTATTGCTGCTCATTAATCAAGTCGCCCAGATAGCATGGGAGGATAGGGATGGTGGCAGTGTTGGTGATGACAGCAATAACGTTCTACAACTCAAAGAGCGTCTAGAGAATCTCCAGCAAATTCCACCGCCTCTAGGTAACGACGCAGAGGCAGAGACAGAATGCGTTGCTATTGCGGAGGCAAATCGACTCGGGGCATTACTTCTGTTGCATGAAGTCTGCTCCAGAAAGGACACGAAGAATGAAAGAGGGGCTCGACATCTtcctcgacatcttcaaATGCTAGATTCAGGCGAAAAGGATCACGGCGTCAAGAGTATTTTATCTCTTATAttggaaaagaaagcaagcaTGATGCGCACAGCGGTGTTACCACTCTGGCCACTCTTTCTAGCCGGTTGCTGTGCTCCCACCGATGCAGAGAGAGTGATTGTGATGCAGTTGTTTGAGGAATTGGAAGGGATACGGAGGTTTGGG AATATTGCACCGGCGATGGAGGTAGTGCAGATGGTCTGGCGACAGCGGGATTTGGCTGCACAGGAtgggagaaaaaagagaagcgACAGAGGAGGCCAGGCAAGGTTTGAATGGGAGCGTGCTATGGCGATGCTTGGGGGTTGGAAGTTGAGTTTGACGTAG